In Felis catus isolate Fca126 chromosome A3, F.catus_Fca126_mat1.0, whole genome shotgun sequence, a single genomic region encodes these proteins:
- the TCFL5 gene encoding transcription factor-like 5 protein isoform X4 produces the protein MSGPGPREPPQAGGPAGPEGADAAPGEAGLSFTTTDLSLVEMTEVEYTQLQHILYSHMEAAAADGELDARLSSAFLAATAPGAATAAGGFAAAGGAAAAAAAGGAASVYPVLCPPALADGGFAGAAPCLGHVDFQELRMMLLSEAGAPAAAEKTPGADGPGPGAPRPKAPDGGGKENAEGAPEARAKSAVRVRLEDRFNSIPAEPPSAPRGAEPPEPGVALNNLVTLIRHPSELMNVPLHQQQNKCTTLVKNKTAATALQFTYPVFTANACSANAGSNPSQVQEVESTKQTLGGRNKALPEQVWIKVGEEALCKQAINKRNRSRIRQLDTNVERRALGEIQNVGEASTAAQGAWPPAESSQANLGEQSQSGPQGGRSQRRERHNRMERDRRRRIRICCDELNLLVPFCNAETDKATTLQWTTAFLKYIQERHGDSLKKEFESVFCGKTGRRLKLTRPDSLVTRPAQESLQSSPAMDVK, from the exons ATGTCGGGCCCCGGGCCGCGGGAGCCGCCGCAGGCGGGCGGGCCGGCGGGCCCCGAGGGCGCGGACGCGGCGCCAGGCGAGGCGGGGCTGAGCTTCACGACCACCGACCTGAGCCTGGTGGAGATGACGGAGGTGGAGTACACGCAGCTGCAGCACATCCTCTACTCGCACAtggaggcggcggcggccgacGGCGAGCTCGACGCGCGCCTCAGCTCGGCGTTTCTGGCGGCCACGGCGCCGGGCGCGGCGACGGCGGCGGGCGGCTTCGCGGCGGCggggggcgcggcggcggcggcggcggccgggggcGCGGCGTCCGTGTACCCGGTGTTGTGCCCGCCCGCGCTGGCCGACGGCGGCTTCGCGGGCGCCGCGCCCTGCCTGGGCCACGTCGACTTCCAGGAGCTGCGCATGATGCTGCTCAGCGAGGCgggcgcccccgccgccgccgagAAGACGCCGGGCGCCGACGGCCCCGGCCCGGGCGCGCCGCGGCCCAAGGCGCCCGACGGCGGCGGCAAGGAGAACGCGGAGGGCGCGCCCGAGGCGCGGGCCAAGTCGGCAGTGCGCGTCCGCCTGGAGGACCGCTTCAACAGCATCCCCGCTGAGCCGCCTTCCGCCCCGCGCGGCGCCGAGCCCCCCGAGCCCGGCGTGGCGCTCAACAA TTTGGTCACTCTTATCCGACATCCTTCCGAATTAATGAACGTCCCTCTTCATcagcaacaaaacaaatgcacGACgttagtgaaaaataaaactgccgCCACGGCCCTGCAGTTCACGTACCCCGTGTTCACGGCCAACGCCTGCTCGGCCAACGCCGGCTCGAACCCGTCGCAGGTGCAG GAAGTTGAATCCACTAAACAGACTTTGGGCGGTAGAAACAAAGCTTTGCCTGAGCAGGTTTGGATTAAAGTAGGAG aAGAAGCGCTATGTAAGCAAGCAATAAATAAGAGGAATCGGAGTAGAATTCGCCAGCTGGACACAAACGTAGAGCGAAGAGCCCTTGGAGAGATTCAGAACGTGGGTGAAGCTTCCACCGCTGCACAGGGCGCTTGGCCACCCGCGGAGTCCTCGCAGGCAAACCTCGGGGAGCAGAGCCAGAGCGGGCCCCAGGGAGGAAGGTCACAGCGCAGGGAGAGGCATAACCGCATGGAAAGAGATAGAAG GCGCAGAATCCGCATTTGTTGCGATGAGTTGAATCTTCTAGTCCCGTTCTGCAATGCCGAGACCGATAAGGCAACCACGCTCCAGTGGACCACAGCGTTCCTGAAGTACATTCAGGAGAGACACGGAGATTCTCTTAAGAAG GAATTTGAGAGTGTGTTTTGCGGTAAGACTGGCAGAAGGCTCAAGTTGACCAGACCGGACTCCTTGGTGACGCGTCCCGCACAGGAGAGCCTACAGAGCAGCCCAGCCATGGACGTCAAGTGA
- the TCFL5 gene encoding transcription factor-like 5 protein isoform X7, translating into MSGPGPREPPQAGGPAGPEGADAAPGEAGLSFTTTDLSLVEMTEVEYTQLQHILYSHMEAAAADGELDARLSSAFLAATAPGAATAAGGFAAAGGAAAAAAAGGAASVYPVLCPPALADGGFAGAAPCLGHVDFQELRMMLLSEAGAPAAAEKTPGADGPGPGAPRPKAPDGGGKENAEGAPEARAKSAVRVRLEDRFNSIPAEPPSAPRGAEPPEPGVALNNLVTLIRHPSELMNVPLHQQQNKCTTLVKNKTAATALQFTYPVFTANACSANAGSNPSQVQSSSNPCSILEAAKHQDIGLPRAFSFCYQQEVESTKQTLGGRNKALPEQVWIKVGEEALCKQAINKRNRSRIRQLDTNVERRALGEIQNVGEASTAAQGAWPPAESSQANLGEQSQSGPQGGRSQRRERHNRMERDRRRRIRICCDELNLLVPFCNAETDKATTLQWTTAFLKYIQERHGDSLKKDVN; encoded by the exons ATGTCGGGCCCCGGGCCGCGGGAGCCGCCGCAGGCGGGCGGGCCGGCGGGCCCCGAGGGCGCGGACGCGGCGCCAGGCGAGGCGGGGCTGAGCTTCACGACCACCGACCTGAGCCTGGTGGAGATGACGGAGGTGGAGTACACGCAGCTGCAGCACATCCTCTACTCGCACAtggaggcggcggcggccgacGGCGAGCTCGACGCGCGCCTCAGCTCGGCGTTTCTGGCGGCCACGGCGCCGGGCGCGGCGACGGCGGCGGGCGGCTTCGCGGCGGCggggggcgcggcggcggcggcggcggccgggggcGCGGCGTCCGTGTACCCGGTGTTGTGCCCGCCCGCGCTGGCCGACGGCGGCTTCGCGGGCGCCGCGCCCTGCCTGGGCCACGTCGACTTCCAGGAGCTGCGCATGATGCTGCTCAGCGAGGCgggcgcccccgccgccgccgagAAGACGCCGGGCGCCGACGGCCCCGGCCCGGGCGCGCCGCGGCCCAAGGCGCCCGACGGCGGCGGCAAGGAGAACGCGGAGGGCGCGCCCGAGGCGCGGGCCAAGTCGGCAGTGCGCGTCCGCCTGGAGGACCGCTTCAACAGCATCCCCGCTGAGCCGCCTTCCGCCCCGCGCGGCGCCGAGCCCCCCGAGCCCGGCGTGGCGCTCAACAA TTTGGTCACTCTTATCCGACATCCTTCCGAATTAATGAACGTCCCTCTTCATcagcaacaaaacaaatgcacGACgttagtgaaaaataaaactgccgCCACGGCCCTGCAGTTCACGTACCCCGTGTTCACGGCCAACGCCTGCTCGGCCAACGCCGGCTCGAACCCGTCGCAGGTGCAG AGCTCTAGTAACCCATGTTCTATACTCGAAGCTGCCAAGCATCAGGATATTGGATTGCCTagagcattttctttctgttaccaGCAGGAAGTTGAATCCACTAAACAGACTTTGGGCGGTAGAAACAAAGCTTTGCCTGAGCAGGTTTGGATTAAAGTAGGAG aAGAAGCGCTATGTAAGCAAGCAATAAATAAGAGGAATCGGAGTAGAATTCGCCAGCTGGACACAAACGTAGAGCGAAGAGCCCTTGGAGAGATTCAGAACGTGGGTGAAGCTTCCACCGCTGCACAGGGCGCTTGGCCACCCGCGGAGTCCTCGCAGGCAAACCTCGGGGAGCAGAGCCAGAGCGGGCCCCAGGGAGGAAGGTCACAGCGCAGGGAGAGGCATAACCGCATGGAAAGAGATAGAAG GCGCAGAATCCGCATTTGTTGCGATGAGTTGAATCTTCTAGTCCCGTTCTGCAATGCCGAGACCGATAAGGCAACCACGCTCCAGTGGACCACAGCGTTCCTGAAGTACATTCAGGAGAGACACGGAGATTCTCTTAAGAAG GACGTGAACTAA
- the TCFL5 gene encoding transcription factor-like 5 protein isoform X1, translating into MSGPGPREPPQAGGPAGPEGADAAPGEAGLSFTTTDLSLVEMTEVEYTQLQHILYSHMEAAAADGELDARLSSAFLAATAPGAATAAGGFAAAGGAAAAAAAGGAASVYPVLCPPALADGGFAGAAPCLGHVDFQELRMMLLSEAGAPAAAEKTPGADGPGPGAPRPKAPDGGGKENAEGAPEARAKSAVRVRLEDRFNSIPAEPPSAPRGAEPPEPGVALNNLVTLIRHPSELMNVPLHQQQNKCTTLVKNKTAATALQFTYPVFTANACSANAGSNPSQVQSSSNPCSILEAAKHQDIGLPRAFSFCYQQEVESTKQTLGGRNKALPEQVWIKVGEEALCKQAINKRNRSRIRQLDTNVERRALGEIQNVGEASTAAQGAWPPAESSQANLGEQSQSGPQGGRSQRRERHNRMERDRRRRIRICCDELNLLVPFCNAETDKATTLQWTTAFLKYIQERHGDSLKKEFESVFCGKTGRRLKLTRPDSLVTRPAQESLQSSPAMDVK; encoded by the exons ATGTCGGGCCCCGGGCCGCGGGAGCCGCCGCAGGCGGGCGGGCCGGCGGGCCCCGAGGGCGCGGACGCGGCGCCAGGCGAGGCGGGGCTGAGCTTCACGACCACCGACCTGAGCCTGGTGGAGATGACGGAGGTGGAGTACACGCAGCTGCAGCACATCCTCTACTCGCACAtggaggcggcggcggccgacGGCGAGCTCGACGCGCGCCTCAGCTCGGCGTTTCTGGCGGCCACGGCGCCGGGCGCGGCGACGGCGGCGGGCGGCTTCGCGGCGGCggggggcgcggcggcggcggcggcggccgggggcGCGGCGTCCGTGTACCCGGTGTTGTGCCCGCCCGCGCTGGCCGACGGCGGCTTCGCGGGCGCCGCGCCCTGCCTGGGCCACGTCGACTTCCAGGAGCTGCGCATGATGCTGCTCAGCGAGGCgggcgcccccgccgccgccgagAAGACGCCGGGCGCCGACGGCCCCGGCCCGGGCGCGCCGCGGCCCAAGGCGCCCGACGGCGGCGGCAAGGAGAACGCGGAGGGCGCGCCCGAGGCGCGGGCCAAGTCGGCAGTGCGCGTCCGCCTGGAGGACCGCTTCAACAGCATCCCCGCTGAGCCGCCTTCCGCCCCGCGCGGCGCCGAGCCCCCCGAGCCCGGCGTGGCGCTCAACAA TTTGGTCACTCTTATCCGACATCCTTCCGAATTAATGAACGTCCCTCTTCATcagcaacaaaacaaatgcacGACgttagtgaaaaataaaactgccgCCACGGCCCTGCAGTTCACGTACCCCGTGTTCACGGCCAACGCCTGCTCGGCCAACGCCGGCTCGAACCCGTCGCAGGTGCAG AGCTCTAGTAACCCATGTTCTATACTCGAAGCTGCCAAGCATCAGGATATTGGATTGCCTagagcattttctttctgttaccaGCAGGAAGTTGAATCCACTAAACAGACTTTGGGCGGTAGAAACAAAGCTTTGCCTGAGCAGGTTTGGATTAAAGTAGGAG aAGAAGCGCTATGTAAGCAAGCAATAAATAAGAGGAATCGGAGTAGAATTCGCCAGCTGGACACAAACGTAGAGCGAAGAGCCCTTGGAGAGATTCAGAACGTGGGTGAAGCTTCCACCGCTGCACAGGGCGCTTGGCCACCCGCGGAGTCCTCGCAGGCAAACCTCGGGGAGCAGAGCCAGAGCGGGCCCCAGGGAGGAAGGTCACAGCGCAGGGAGAGGCATAACCGCATGGAAAGAGATAGAAG GCGCAGAATCCGCATTTGTTGCGATGAGTTGAATCTTCTAGTCCCGTTCTGCAATGCCGAGACCGATAAGGCAACCACGCTCCAGTGGACCACAGCGTTCCTGAAGTACATTCAGGAGAGACACGGAGATTCTCTTAAGAAG GAATTTGAGAGTGTGTTTTGCGGTAAGACTGGCAGAAGGCTCAAGTTGACCAGACCGGACTCCTTGGTGACGCGTCCCGCACAGGAGAGCCTACAGAGCAGCCCAGCCATGGACGTCAAGTGA
- the TCFL5 gene encoding transcription factor-like 5 protein isoform X3 — translation MSGPGPREPPQAGGPAGPEGADAAPGEAGLSFTTTDLSLVEMTEVEYTQLQHILYSHMEAAAADGELDARLSSAFLAATAPGAATAAGGFAAAGGAAAAAAAGGAASVYPVLCPPALADGGFAGAAPCLGHVDFQELRMMLLSEAGAPAAAEKTPGADGPGPGAPRPKAPDGGGKENAEGAPEARAKSAVRVRLEDRFNSIPAEPPSAPRGAEPPEPGVALNNLVTLIRHPSELMNVPLHQQQNKCTTLVKNKTAATALQFTYPVFTANACSANAGSNPSQVQQEVESTKQTLGGRNKALPEQVWIKVGEEALCKQAINKRNRSRIRQLDTNVERRALGEIQNVGEASTAAQGAWPPAESSQANLGEQSQSGPQGGRSQRRERHNRMERDRRRRIRICCDELNLLVPFCNAETDKATTLQWTTAFLKYIQERHGDSLKKEFESVFCGKTGRRLKLTRPDSLVTRPAQESLQSSPAMDVK, via the exons ATGTCGGGCCCCGGGCCGCGGGAGCCGCCGCAGGCGGGCGGGCCGGCGGGCCCCGAGGGCGCGGACGCGGCGCCAGGCGAGGCGGGGCTGAGCTTCACGACCACCGACCTGAGCCTGGTGGAGATGACGGAGGTGGAGTACACGCAGCTGCAGCACATCCTCTACTCGCACAtggaggcggcggcggccgacGGCGAGCTCGACGCGCGCCTCAGCTCGGCGTTTCTGGCGGCCACGGCGCCGGGCGCGGCGACGGCGGCGGGCGGCTTCGCGGCGGCggggggcgcggcggcggcggcggcggccgggggcGCGGCGTCCGTGTACCCGGTGTTGTGCCCGCCCGCGCTGGCCGACGGCGGCTTCGCGGGCGCCGCGCCCTGCCTGGGCCACGTCGACTTCCAGGAGCTGCGCATGATGCTGCTCAGCGAGGCgggcgcccccgccgccgccgagAAGACGCCGGGCGCCGACGGCCCCGGCCCGGGCGCGCCGCGGCCCAAGGCGCCCGACGGCGGCGGCAAGGAGAACGCGGAGGGCGCGCCCGAGGCGCGGGCCAAGTCGGCAGTGCGCGTCCGCCTGGAGGACCGCTTCAACAGCATCCCCGCTGAGCCGCCTTCCGCCCCGCGCGGCGCCGAGCCCCCCGAGCCCGGCGTGGCGCTCAACAA TTTGGTCACTCTTATCCGACATCCTTCCGAATTAATGAACGTCCCTCTTCATcagcaacaaaacaaatgcacGACgttagtgaaaaataaaactgccgCCACGGCCCTGCAGTTCACGTACCCCGTGTTCACGGCCAACGCCTGCTCGGCCAACGCCGGCTCGAACCCGTCGCAGGTGCAG CAGGAAGTTGAATCCACTAAACAGACTTTGGGCGGTAGAAACAAAGCTTTGCCTGAGCAGGTTTGGATTAAAGTAGGAG aAGAAGCGCTATGTAAGCAAGCAATAAATAAGAGGAATCGGAGTAGAATTCGCCAGCTGGACACAAACGTAGAGCGAAGAGCCCTTGGAGAGATTCAGAACGTGGGTGAAGCTTCCACCGCTGCACAGGGCGCTTGGCCACCCGCGGAGTCCTCGCAGGCAAACCTCGGGGAGCAGAGCCAGAGCGGGCCCCAGGGAGGAAGGTCACAGCGCAGGGAGAGGCATAACCGCATGGAAAGAGATAGAAG GCGCAGAATCCGCATTTGTTGCGATGAGTTGAATCTTCTAGTCCCGTTCTGCAATGCCGAGACCGATAAGGCAACCACGCTCCAGTGGACCACAGCGTTCCTGAAGTACATTCAGGAGAGACACGGAGATTCTCTTAAGAAG GAATTTGAGAGTGTGTTTTGCGGTAAGACTGGCAGAAGGCTCAAGTTGACCAGACCGGACTCCTTGGTGACGCGTCCCGCACAGGAGAGCCTACAGAGCAGCCCAGCCATGGACGTCAAGTGA
- the TCFL5 gene encoding transcription factor-like 5 protein isoform X6, with protein sequence MSGPGPREPPQAGGPAGPEGADAAPGEAGLSFTTTDLSLVEMTEVEYTQLQHILYSHMEAAAADGELDARLSSAFLAATAPGAATAAGGFAAAGGAAAAAAAGGAASVYPVLCPPALADGGFAGAAPCLGHVDFQELRMMLLSEAGAPAAAEKTPGADGPGPGAPRPKAPDGGGKENAEGAPEARAKSAVRVRLEDRFNSIPAEPPSAPRGAEPPEPGVALNNLVTLIRHPSELMNVPLHQQQNKCTTLVKNKTAATALQFTYPVFTANACSANAGSNPSQVQEVESTKQTLGGRNKALPEQVWIKVGEALCKQAINKRNRSRIRQLDTNVERRALGEIQNVGEASTAAQGAWPPAESSQANLGEQSQSGPQGGRSQRRERHNRMERDRRRRIRICCDELNLLVPFCNAETDKATTLQWTTAFLKYIQERHGDSLKKEFESVFCGKTGRRLKLTRPDSLVTRPAQESLQSSPAMDVK encoded by the exons ATGTCGGGCCCCGGGCCGCGGGAGCCGCCGCAGGCGGGCGGGCCGGCGGGCCCCGAGGGCGCGGACGCGGCGCCAGGCGAGGCGGGGCTGAGCTTCACGACCACCGACCTGAGCCTGGTGGAGATGACGGAGGTGGAGTACACGCAGCTGCAGCACATCCTCTACTCGCACAtggaggcggcggcggccgacGGCGAGCTCGACGCGCGCCTCAGCTCGGCGTTTCTGGCGGCCACGGCGCCGGGCGCGGCGACGGCGGCGGGCGGCTTCGCGGCGGCggggggcgcggcggcggcggcggcggccgggggcGCGGCGTCCGTGTACCCGGTGTTGTGCCCGCCCGCGCTGGCCGACGGCGGCTTCGCGGGCGCCGCGCCCTGCCTGGGCCACGTCGACTTCCAGGAGCTGCGCATGATGCTGCTCAGCGAGGCgggcgcccccgccgccgccgagAAGACGCCGGGCGCCGACGGCCCCGGCCCGGGCGCGCCGCGGCCCAAGGCGCCCGACGGCGGCGGCAAGGAGAACGCGGAGGGCGCGCCCGAGGCGCGGGCCAAGTCGGCAGTGCGCGTCCGCCTGGAGGACCGCTTCAACAGCATCCCCGCTGAGCCGCCTTCCGCCCCGCGCGGCGCCGAGCCCCCCGAGCCCGGCGTGGCGCTCAACAA TTTGGTCACTCTTATCCGACATCCTTCCGAATTAATGAACGTCCCTCTTCATcagcaacaaaacaaatgcacGACgttagtgaaaaataaaactgccgCCACGGCCCTGCAGTTCACGTACCCCGTGTTCACGGCCAACGCCTGCTCGGCCAACGCCGGCTCGAACCCGTCGCAGGTGCAG GAAGTTGAATCCACTAAACAGACTTTGGGCGGTAGAAACAAAGCTTTGCCTGAGCAGGTTTGGATTAAAGTAGGAG AAGCGCTATGTAAGCAAGCAATAAATAAGAGGAATCGGAGTAGAATTCGCCAGCTGGACACAAACGTAGAGCGAAGAGCCCTTGGAGAGATTCAGAACGTGGGTGAAGCTTCCACCGCTGCACAGGGCGCTTGGCCACCCGCGGAGTCCTCGCAGGCAAACCTCGGGGAGCAGAGCCAGAGCGGGCCCCAGGGAGGAAGGTCACAGCGCAGGGAGAGGCATAACCGCATGGAAAGAGATAGAAG GCGCAGAATCCGCATTTGTTGCGATGAGTTGAATCTTCTAGTCCCGTTCTGCAATGCCGAGACCGATAAGGCAACCACGCTCCAGTGGACCACAGCGTTCCTGAAGTACATTCAGGAGAGACACGGAGATTCTCTTAAGAAG GAATTTGAGAGTGTGTTTTGCGGTAAGACTGGCAGAAGGCTCAAGTTGACCAGACCGGACTCCTTGGTGACGCGTCCCGCACAGGAGAGCCTACAGAGCAGCCCAGCCATGGACGTCAAGTGA
- the TCFL5 gene encoding transcription factor-like 5 protein isoform X2, which translates to MSGPGPREPPQAGGPAGPEGADAAPGEAGLSFTTTDLSLVEMTEVEYTQLQHILYSHMEAAAADGELDARLSSAFLAATAPGAATAAGGFAAAGGAAAAAAAGGAASVYPVLCPPALADGGFAGAAPCLGHVDFQELRMMLLSEAGAPAAAEKTPGADGPGPGAPRPKAPDGGGKENAEGAPEARAKSAVRVRLEDRFNSIPAEPPSAPRGAEPPEPGVALNNLVTLIRHPSELMNVPLHQQQNKCTTLVKNKTAATALQFTYPVFTANACSANAGSNPSQVQSSSNPCSILEAAKHQDIGLPRAFSFCYQQEVESTKQTLGGRNKALPEQVWIKVGEALCKQAINKRNRSRIRQLDTNVERRALGEIQNVGEASTAAQGAWPPAESSQANLGEQSQSGPQGGRSQRRERHNRMERDRRRRIRICCDELNLLVPFCNAETDKATTLQWTTAFLKYIQERHGDSLKKEFESVFCGKTGRRLKLTRPDSLVTRPAQESLQSSPAMDVK; encoded by the exons ATGTCGGGCCCCGGGCCGCGGGAGCCGCCGCAGGCGGGCGGGCCGGCGGGCCCCGAGGGCGCGGACGCGGCGCCAGGCGAGGCGGGGCTGAGCTTCACGACCACCGACCTGAGCCTGGTGGAGATGACGGAGGTGGAGTACACGCAGCTGCAGCACATCCTCTACTCGCACAtggaggcggcggcggccgacGGCGAGCTCGACGCGCGCCTCAGCTCGGCGTTTCTGGCGGCCACGGCGCCGGGCGCGGCGACGGCGGCGGGCGGCTTCGCGGCGGCggggggcgcggcggcggcggcggcggccgggggcGCGGCGTCCGTGTACCCGGTGTTGTGCCCGCCCGCGCTGGCCGACGGCGGCTTCGCGGGCGCCGCGCCCTGCCTGGGCCACGTCGACTTCCAGGAGCTGCGCATGATGCTGCTCAGCGAGGCgggcgcccccgccgccgccgagAAGACGCCGGGCGCCGACGGCCCCGGCCCGGGCGCGCCGCGGCCCAAGGCGCCCGACGGCGGCGGCAAGGAGAACGCGGAGGGCGCGCCCGAGGCGCGGGCCAAGTCGGCAGTGCGCGTCCGCCTGGAGGACCGCTTCAACAGCATCCCCGCTGAGCCGCCTTCCGCCCCGCGCGGCGCCGAGCCCCCCGAGCCCGGCGTGGCGCTCAACAA TTTGGTCACTCTTATCCGACATCCTTCCGAATTAATGAACGTCCCTCTTCATcagcaacaaaacaaatgcacGACgttagtgaaaaataaaactgccgCCACGGCCCTGCAGTTCACGTACCCCGTGTTCACGGCCAACGCCTGCTCGGCCAACGCCGGCTCGAACCCGTCGCAGGTGCAG AGCTCTAGTAACCCATGTTCTATACTCGAAGCTGCCAAGCATCAGGATATTGGATTGCCTagagcattttctttctgttaccaGCAGGAAGTTGAATCCACTAAACAGACTTTGGGCGGTAGAAACAAAGCTTTGCCTGAGCAGGTTTGGATTAAAGTAGGAG AAGCGCTATGTAAGCAAGCAATAAATAAGAGGAATCGGAGTAGAATTCGCCAGCTGGACACAAACGTAGAGCGAAGAGCCCTTGGAGAGATTCAGAACGTGGGTGAAGCTTCCACCGCTGCACAGGGCGCTTGGCCACCCGCGGAGTCCTCGCAGGCAAACCTCGGGGAGCAGAGCCAGAGCGGGCCCCAGGGAGGAAGGTCACAGCGCAGGGAGAGGCATAACCGCATGGAAAGAGATAGAAG GCGCAGAATCCGCATTTGTTGCGATGAGTTGAATCTTCTAGTCCCGTTCTGCAATGCCGAGACCGATAAGGCAACCACGCTCCAGTGGACCACAGCGTTCCTGAAGTACATTCAGGAGAGACACGGAGATTCTCTTAAGAAG GAATTTGAGAGTGTGTTTTGCGGTAAGACTGGCAGAAGGCTCAAGTTGACCAGACCGGACTCCTTGGTGACGCGTCCCGCACAGGAGAGCCTACAGAGCAGCCCAGCCATGGACGTCAAGTGA
- the TCFL5 gene encoding transcription factor-like 5 protein isoform X5, which translates to MSGPGPREPPQAGGPAGPEGADAAPGEAGLSFTTTDLSLVEMTEVEYTQLQHILYSHMEAAAADGELDARLSSAFLAATAPGAATAAGGFAAAGGAAAAAAAGGAASVYPVLCPPALADGGFAGAAPCLGHVDFQELRMMLLSEAGAPAAAEKTPGADGPGPGAPRPKAPDGGGKENAEGAPEARAKSAVRVRLEDRFNSIPAEPPSAPRGAEPPEPGVALNNLVTLIRHPSELMNVPLHQQQNKCTTLVKNKTAATALQFTYPVFTANACSANAGSNPSQVQQEVESTKQTLGGRNKALPEQVWIKVGEALCKQAINKRNRSRIRQLDTNVERRALGEIQNVGEASTAAQGAWPPAESSQANLGEQSQSGPQGGRSQRRERHNRMERDRRRRIRICCDELNLLVPFCNAETDKATTLQWTTAFLKYIQERHGDSLKKEFESVFCGKTGRRLKLTRPDSLVTRPAQESLQSSPAMDVK; encoded by the exons ATGTCGGGCCCCGGGCCGCGGGAGCCGCCGCAGGCGGGCGGGCCGGCGGGCCCCGAGGGCGCGGACGCGGCGCCAGGCGAGGCGGGGCTGAGCTTCACGACCACCGACCTGAGCCTGGTGGAGATGACGGAGGTGGAGTACACGCAGCTGCAGCACATCCTCTACTCGCACAtggaggcggcggcggccgacGGCGAGCTCGACGCGCGCCTCAGCTCGGCGTTTCTGGCGGCCACGGCGCCGGGCGCGGCGACGGCGGCGGGCGGCTTCGCGGCGGCggggggcgcggcggcggcggcggcggccgggggcGCGGCGTCCGTGTACCCGGTGTTGTGCCCGCCCGCGCTGGCCGACGGCGGCTTCGCGGGCGCCGCGCCCTGCCTGGGCCACGTCGACTTCCAGGAGCTGCGCATGATGCTGCTCAGCGAGGCgggcgcccccgccgccgccgagAAGACGCCGGGCGCCGACGGCCCCGGCCCGGGCGCGCCGCGGCCCAAGGCGCCCGACGGCGGCGGCAAGGAGAACGCGGAGGGCGCGCCCGAGGCGCGGGCCAAGTCGGCAGTGCGCGTCCGCCTGGAGGACCGCTTCAACAGCATCCCCGCTGAGCCGCCTTCCGCCCCGCGCGGCGCCGAGCCCCCCGAGCCCGGCGTGGCGCTCAACAA TTTGGTCACTCTTATCCGACATCCTTCCGAATTAATGAACGTCCCTCTTCATcagcaacaaaacaaatgcacGACgttagtgaaaaataaaactgccgCCACGGCCCTGCAGTTCACGTACCCCGTGTTCACGGCCAACGCCTGCTCGGCCAACGCCGGCTCGAACCCGTCGCAGGTGCAG CAGGAAGTTGAATCCACTAAACAGACTTTGGGCGGTAGAAACAAAGCTTTGCCTGAGCAGGTTTGGATTAAAGTAGGAG AAGCGCTATGTAAGCAAGCAATAAATAAGAGGAATCGGAGTAGAATTCGCCAGCTGGACACAAACGTAGAGCGAAGAGCCCTTGGAGAGATTCAGAACGTGGGTGAAGCTTCCACCGCTGCACAGGGCGCTTGGCCACCCGCGGAGTCCTCGCAGGCAAACCTCGGGGAGCAGAGCCAGAGCGGGCCCCAGGGAGGAAGGTCACAGCGCAGGGAGAGGCATAACCGCATGGAAAGAGATAGAAG GCGCAGAATCCGCATTTGTTGCGATGAGTTGAATCTTCTAGTCCCGTTCTGCAATGCCGAGACCGATAAGGCAACCACGCTCCAGTGGACCACAGCGTTCCTGAAGTACATTCAGGAGAGACACGGAGATTCTCTTAAGAAG GAATTTGAGAGTGTGTTTTGCGGTAAGACTGGCAGAAGGCTCAAGTTGACCAGACCGGACTCCTTGGTGACGCGTCCCGCACAGGAGAGCCTACAGAGCAGCCCAGCCATGGACGTCAAGTGA